The genomic DNA tgtacaataactttgttgtAAATTGgaaagtaaatacataaaatcaacaaaacattacattgtatGACGAATTGTAATTCcatgagaaaattgatataatcaaagttcctaaaaaaaaaaaataaaacgagaAATAGAGTAGtcgaaaaaatcaaaattttatatcagtataatacattactagcttgtaaagaaataccgtaacggtattttagataaaataaaacaaaaacaaaatgtttgttccattaatgatgagataaattgagaaaaacaagattaaactgttaaaataaatttgattgtaaataaaaatatcatgttttacattacgtttgtatttttttataaacatttacatcaaaatgttcgaaaataaatgaagagcaaacattttcccattattgtttactaatcatacgaaatgcaagttttttgttgttattaatttctaaagtttggtaacgcacgaataacagctggaTTAAACAATGGTAATTTACTGTACTTGTTACGTTAGTAGAACACTGTGTATTAGTGGGTGTTTTGAAAGCTACAGCAGGAGGGATCGGGTTCTGTCGAATcagtgttattaaatgcaatttttctgtgagttataattcgattgtttattcagaaGCGGAAAAAAATGCCTCTTACTCTATTTACATCAGCGGAATATCGCtgatataggtttttattttgggttactgtaaatGGTAATGGCGTGAGatgctgctgtagaagaatatgaactacgttaccctaataggagggattcccagataccaaaacaattgtTCAGGAACTTTTTCGTACCTCTTGCGggaaaacaggatcactaccatgTACTAGAAACCAAATTATGAACGACCTGTCCCagacttgatgatgatattgttattaatgctgtccTGTTCATCGcgagtccaggtgtaagtacacgtaCGTATTTTTCTCTATGGCGGATAGGAGTTTTCGCattcaacggtgtggaggtcacttaatcgaaaccaaaattttatccgtttcataaacctaaaggttcaacatctaccaGCTATGGGGATTGGTCCGTCTTCGCTTGGAGTtattgcaactttttgaatattaaataatccaactctacaagcgtattttggtTTAAACGGATGAGGCAGCAATTCacctcgggatggtgtcaataaacttgcacaatgaacactcatgggggcagaagaaaatccacatgaggtagtggaacagaactcgTTCAAACAcgcgatttagcgtcaatgtctggtgatggccttttgcacaatcggcttgATTGGGTAcaactttcatattacctgggaCTGCCTAAATgcctgagttctatttgcatttacCTTCAAGAAGAGAGTTTGCCCGTGCCGCTGATTTAGAGAATGTTCCCTGATTTACATcttcagacaaaatttgtacttccagcatgacgtgagagcacctccccacttttccaCGGTGCCGTTTCTGGCTTACTTAAATCAACAATTTCCTGGAACCACTGGAATTGGaacgtggagggcctcacccttggccaccaagatcaccagatctaatctccattggattattgcatatCAGGGGTGATAGGATGATAAGACACATTGTATATACAAGACAAGATAGTAGAATTCTTCGGTGATGAATTAAATTGCCCGTTATTATGGATATTCGGCCTGtcctgtgcagatacagggaagatcctggaaaaaattaagaaacgcataCAAAAGCCTATacatacacaaacgtgctgcaaaatgtattggaTATATGATGGACCTCATTTTACGAACatctattatattaaaatggtGGCGTACGGGTTGGGCCcaaacctgattaattttgcacttaaaactagtaatgtattatactgaataaaatcgatttgtGACGcgtacttattttcttttttatttttagactttgaatGTTATATCAAACTTGTCTTCCAGAATTAAATTCCTCTACAATTAAtggtttgttgattttatgtatttatttaaccaatttaacAGAAGTTTAATgtaacatcaaacttaaaaacaaaaaaacacttgTTTCGTTGCCCCAattgttttgcatttaacccgacgaatccctcaaaaactactacaggtttACAGAGGTTCTGGAAGaactatttttattagctttatcaaggtaaaaaatacataagaatctcCACGattatttctttacttaattaacctttccaaaagttcagtatggctttattttactctttacccaggaattcaggcgaaatctttcgctagctgtaactcgctaacgaagcgttttcggacctatgtttatataacattttttcattatttttactagtacaatgtgctgtagaagtggggggagaacttcatgaatcaccctgtatatatattatatatatatacacacacaacatAGATGAACAGCACATATCTTACACATATTGTTTGGCAGTCTGGGCCAGGGCACAGTGAGCTGAAGTCAAGACAACTCTTGGAGAGATTATAGAACCACAGCAAGGGTAAGAAACTGTTCCTTGAGTTTtacctgaaaataaataatattaaatacaaagaataCTATTGATGTATACACTGAAGTTATCATTGctgcaattaaaacaaaataaaagtctgatatttgcaatattataattaattacgtaacaattaattaaacttattaaaggTGTAAAACCATGTTAAAAGGCAATATTACATACCACCATTACCAATATCACCAGGTCCAGGATACAAAATATGTGGAAAATCTACTAATAGTGGAAATCTCTATTTTCATCACTCAGTTCTATAAAAGATATtacctattaattttaaatacgaaggccattgtttttaattaaatagttcaaaaataatACAGGTTCTTTGTGAAAGAAATACAGAGCCTCCGAAAAAGAGTGCCGGGATTTTGAACGGCCTatacttaaaaaactattcaagACAAAGTAAAGATTTAAACATCAAAGTTGAAATAACTAAGTTTTGTTTTCCTTGTAGCATGGGAACGAAACGTTGACCTTGGCATGTGTAGAACAGCTCCACGGTGGCAGTCTGCAAACTGGTCGCTGATTTAACCAGATTTGTGACACAGAAAGTGTGTTGAAAGAACATCAAATTGGCTGTCCAAAAACAAGTGATGATAAAATGTCCTTTCAACATGCTTCCTGTGTCACGAAATGGGTTAAACCAGAGACGAATTACTTTATCATCTGGTGAATGTTTACCTCGGTACGTAACTTGAGATAATGTTTTTTTGGGCAGTTTTACAACAACTTTACACCTTTGGTGAGCCACTAACGTCTATGGACGTCATGGCTGAATATGTTATAAACAGCCACAGATTTCAATGGATGCCAAATGtacattaattgtttaattttatttaaatggagttaAAATCTGTAAACGCGAATGTGACAATACAAGTTTGATGTTAAAATAAGGCTTGCTGGGATACTGGTGCCGTATCGAGGTCAAAGGAACTAAAGCGTAGAGAAAATGGCGTGCGGTCTATTGTGTGTGTGTCACTGTCAGAGCCGCAGACGTCCCCTCACGCACACTCACTGCTTAGTCTCAGCCGGTCGGTCGACGCCGCGCCATCCCTTGTGCTGCCTGCTGTGCTACGACATAGTCGTCTCGTTTATATtgtagtgtaatttattttttggaaacttTATGATACGACATCAACCTGTAAATATATCGGAGCcttgtaaatatattgtaaatatcattgattataaataattgtttttagtgtTTATCGATTGTTGAAGCATGGCTAATCCTGATGATATGAGGAAAGATTGCATCGACGACACTTCATcgcaaaaaaccaaaatatttccGATGCATTGTGTGTTCTAAGAAAGGACTGCGACGTGAGGACCAACTTCGCCTGCAAAACTTGTGCGGGAAATCCCTCTCTACACCCGGACACGTGCTTCGAAGAGTACCATACTAAAGTTGTTTATGGTTAAAgacaaaacttgtaatttaatttatatataaactgtgAGGGAAAAAAACTGCAGTTTATACtaactttttcataaaaaaaaaaaaaacaaaaagtttcattttaggcaaatttgtttcaatttttaaattttgtatttaagttaaataagtattaaataattattaatataaatattttgttttttgtcttttttaatccttattcaatgacaaacttaaaatatatattagctttagagatatcaatacttttatttttaaactttgtgtggTTTTTTAGGAAAATTGGGCAAATAATTTTTGGCCTGCAAAAgggttaatacatttttcttattttttcctttttttagtacagtttttacaatttaaatgtatttaaattgttaagaaAATGCATTAAGGACACAAATATCACTCTCATGATGTACATTTTAGAACAACTTAACAATCTAAAATACTCATAGTGCACATTGCCATATGAAACAAACAGATGTAAAGCTCTTGAAATCATCATAAGTGTCAGGTAGCTATACTGGTCTGGACAGTTTCAGTTTATGAGCCCTCTGCTTTTGACTCAGTTGTGATCAAAAATATTCCattcttcattttaaaatagaattgaTATGGTcattttcctagattttttatGAGTGTAGATTAGAgctatgtttaacccttttaatgccagtgataaaatcaaatccatgttgaaaagtgcCGAGTTACTTTTTCTGGTGACTATGCGAAAAGTGCCAGAGGGTTTTGGGACGAAAGTGCAAaggtttttagaaaataatttacatacaatttatttttgatcataaaaagcTTCTTTTTACGTCCTTTTAAAGGTAAATGAATTAcgtatcagaaaatatttaacatttaaatttttatatataattttttctatttaaaaaaaaatcacatttaaacagcaacatttccatggaaacaaaataaaaaatcaagtttgaGATAAAATAACTACtatctatgtaaacatttatttttacatttcaatactTTCATGATAAAGAGAATTGAAGCCCAAcccaaaatcatgtgtaataatcTAATATTGTATCATAAACAAACAGTTAATAGctagttattatttttactgaaacacAAGGTTCCagtaaaaattcacttaaaattgattttatatcaataaaagcTCCTTTTTAATTCGTTGGAAAGGAAAACAAATCTtccattataaattgtataacaataatatgtttatataattaaaaataactttagataGTGACTTTCcaatggaaacaaaataaaaattcagtttaaagtaaaataactaatataagaaaaatgtattttaaaattttaatacttttatgataaagagcatttaaaaataccctaaaatcatgtgtaataataacctaatactatacaataaacacaattataaaaattattcaagcccttgaggtttgttttgctaaaaaGCACAGAGTTTTGGAAAATACACAGTTAACACATTCGCTGCGGAAAAATCCGTAATTAGGTTTGTCATATGCgggaatattttttattgtggaaTAACTTACCTTTGGTGGTTAAAAGACAGGAACGATGGTCTATAGGATGTTTCCGGTTGAATTCGGTGAAATAATGACGTCACAGTTTTGGGGCCCACATGTGGGGACCGGCCGCATTTCTgaaaagtgttgttattttttcgAACTACTCAAAAGCGCACAACCACTAATTGTACAGTATTATTTAGTCTAACAACAGTTATAATTccttgtttttggtttttttgtaattttatttacactgtatACACTCGGGCCCACATGTAGGCCGGCCGCACTTTTGGTTAGTTCTGCACTGTCTACCTCCTCGAAAGTCAACCACtactaaatttatttcacttagtctaatattagtaattattctTTTTCCTTATTATTCCTAGTTATgatatttacactatatacattCCCACCCCGAATGTTTTTGTTAGTACAAGGAATCATGGTAGGTCTCAAAACATTGACCCATACACAGACCAGGGTTTTCCGGACATGTTTCACAATGGTAGTGTCTTAGTGTTTGGTTTTCCCACTTTAGTACACTGCCTGCACTTTTTTcgcaatgttttgtttttgctgtCTTTGCCAGGAATCTTTCCAAGTTTGTGAGCCTCaacccttttctttttttgaggAGGTGTTTCAATGGTGTGAGTTGGTTGAGGTAAAAGGCCTTTTATAACTTCCAATCTGAAGTCGTAGAGGGACATTTTTTGTTGATTCATGTTGTGAAGGCTGTGCGCATTTACAAGTATCATTTATagtacatgtataaatattttcttgtaccACCTTATGGTTTTGCGTTCACATGGGTTGTACGCCATCATTTGATCGGCGCGATCAACTCCACTCATGTGAGCATTATACTTGACAATCGAGAGGGGTTTTTTCTTTCCACGACCTCGTTTGTCTACTAAATCGTTCTCATGTTCAGTTGAGATATACGTAACATTTCTTTTGTCTCTCCATTTGCCAATCATAACTCCATTTGCGTACTGCGCAATTGTTTCACCTTTTTTCAAAACTGTGTTTGTCACCTCCATAGGTGTATGTTTCCTTCCAGCACGCAATGTTCCGGTGCAGTAGGTCTTCTCAGAGAGTAATTTGCAGGCTAGGGAGTAACTGTTGTAAAAGTTGTCCATATATACAGCATGTCCCTTTCCCAAGTAGTCTTTCAACAGGTGGAGGAACCACTTTTTTCGGTGTACCCAACACCACCGACAACATTGTCTGCTTTTCCTGTAAATAAAAGAAATCTCAATATAAAACCCTGGTGCTCTGTTATATACAGTTTGACACCATACTTATGTCGCTTGCCCTTTATGTACTGTCTAAAATGTAGTCTACCCCTCCACAGTACCATTGCCTCGTCAAGAGACAATTCTTTTTGAGGGTAATAAACCCTCCtcattttgttgttgaaatagGTTATAACTAATTCGATTTTTTTAATAGCATAGTCGTTATCATTAGGATTGTGTCTACAGAAATGCAAAACAATGCAAAATTACCAGGAACCTATCCCTTGACATGAACGTGCTAAAAACACTTAAAGTTAAAAAGATAATCCGTTCTCCAATAATGCTGAAGACGGTTGATTTTGATTGTTCCAGTGTGCAGCAAAATTCCCAGAAATATTTTTAGCCCTGGCACATTTTATATCATCAACAAGAAGATTGAAGAAATCCATTGGAGTACCGTTACCCAGGAATGGCACCAACAAAGTATCAGTTCTTAGAAATTCAATCTGGCGCATACCTGCGGTGGAAATACTCCAAGTCGGGCACACAATTTCATGCTGATCATCATCGTCGCTATCATGTGATGAATCAGTAGACAAATTGTCAACAAGTCTTTGAACTTCGTCCACAGAGCCATCACTGTCATGTTCCTCTTCAACATTTCTACTTACAAAGGTGCTGAGACCGGAGGTACTAGGCACTGCAGAATCCATTGCAATAAGTATAACACTACAGACAACACGGTAGAATATAAACAATCACCTCAGTTATATAATAAcacaacacaaaacacaaaaatattagaGTACACAATGGGCCTAGAACAGGCCGACCGCAACGCGGGAACCAAGACCAAAAACAACCGAAACGGAATGTGACTACCACTGGAAAATGCGGCAAAGATTCAACCTGTCTCGGACGAGTAGCTGAGCTACACTGAAACATGGGAGAAACAGTTACAGCCAGGCCCACTAGAGGGCCGGCCGCACTGCGCGCGCAGCCAAGCCGGCCCACAAGTGGGCCGGCCGcacaaaatgtgttacagtttatttttcactgtaaaaaggttttttaattctctttgaaacttcaaaactttaatgataaaagctatttaaaataaggcaaaatcaagtgtaatataaacaataattactaaaacgtaactcaaaacataaacataaccttattcaggcaattttcaaacaaactctaTGACACTGTCTTCATGGACACTCGGAAGTGactttcataacttttttttattaattttaatatctaatacaacttagaaacattttaaattaataaaaacgcacaattatataatttaaaatatgctccGCTACCCGTCATGACACCGAGATCGCGATCGTAGCGAGATCCCTGGCACTCAAAAGGgttaagatttatatatatatatatatatatatatatatatatatatatatatatatatgtgtgtgtgtgtgtgtgtgtgtgtgtgtggaataAGCTGAAACATTGGAGCATTGAACAATCTGACAACATGTAAGTGTTAATGAACAATCAAAGAAAGTAAGCTCAATGATTGtgttaatgttacattttttaatgtgaaatgaGTGCAATTAAGGGTCTTAAGGTTCTGCAATCTAGACCTAATCTTCTCTTCTACTAAATTCAACAAGTAGGACTGTTCAAGTTTGATTCAAACTTTTTATTGCCCATTTACTAATAAGCAAAGTGCAACAAAATATAAAGGGttctagatttttaatttttaattcaccaCTGTCTAAATTTGGTTGATGAGTCATAGTAAATTAATGATATGATTATTCATTGGTACATTGTGAAATAGATAATACAAAAGGAAAGTATAGTTTTTGTAtgcatttttaagatttaaaatgtaaccCATATTTAATCTTTTCATTTTTGATTTGTTATTGAGACTAATACTTGAGTATTACTTCTAAATCCAATTCGAGCTATAAATGGCATCGCTCCAACGCCTTTGTAGTCATTTCTTCCACCAGTTGTACAGCAATGGCTGCCCACAAGTCCCTTTGTTTATGGGTTCAGGACTGTTGATGGCAGATGTTGGACAGCAGACCAGAGGTTTCATCCCCTGAGTAGCCACAAGTTATCTCTCTCAATCTGGAATTCAGAAATAGTATTTCCACATCACTGTTAACTCACTCTTAAACAATAGaattacatgtaattttcataTTACAAACTCATTATTGAAAACATCCAACCGAATAACATGTTTGCAATGTCAGTGGATCTAATTACTCTGGGTAAgggtaaaataaatagaaatccCCAGTATATCCTGAGTTGGGATtgccataattttattttataaaagacaaGACACAGCCAGGACAGAATTGTTCAGAAAGAATACATATCCACacctaaagaaataaaaatacatatttactgtGCTTTGTTttgtcttacaaaaataaaataatgtttatttttcataaataattaaaagctaaaacaagataaaatataGTAGCAAGACGtgctaatatattaataaatttataatatttataaataataaaacaattatttaaaaaaattgttactcatGCAACTACTGTCACagatacaataattataaataataattctaacctaacaatttaaaaatgttagaacatttttatttagaaaataccaTTGTTCAtggatattaaaaaagtatttagtatttttttaaataaatgaagcaCTGTATTGCTATAGTTTTGGTGAACTAGTGGACTTGACTTTGGCACTTGGATATTTTGTTTATCTTcttaaacagtaattttatttccGGTTCCTCTGAAAATGCTGTACTCCCCATGAACAATGttcttaaaaatttgaatattattaacagCGTAGTGGAAGTATTTGTCAACTCAATGAATATTGGCCATTAAATAATTCAGGttactttcatttttaatcagCCGTAAAAAGTGTTTCTAGAAAATGATCAATGGAAAAAGTGTACTATTATAGGCACTGTCCCAACATATAATTTCAGAGCTAATTTTAGAACCCACAAGAGCATGATGAACACAAGTCAGCACTCAACCAGGACATAGCTGATGAAGTATGAAAAACTTCCTGTAGCTAGTATGGATctcattttacaatttatttatatgtttcctTTCAAAAATAAGAGTTCATCAATAATTAGTACCaaatatttagtacttttaaCCCTTTCTTTAGAGCTTTAGGAATGTTTGCTTACTATAGAAAATGGATCCATTAATTTTCAGAAAGAAACACTCTTGAAAAGCTAAACTCCTCTGAGTGATGAAACTGTTGAGAGAATTATATCTCTGAAATTAGACATGTGCAATGGTAGATGATGCACCCTTCTCTGAAAACCAGATTGAAACAAATTCTGATTATCCTCATATCAGACATCTTGATGGCAGAGAGTTTACTGTGTCTTCTCGACATGTTGTACCTGCATACTGATCTGTTCTTAATATTGAAGGACAGTTAAATTATTATCTGGAGTTTGAAGAGCGCAGTAAAACCCAAGAAAAATTAGGACCAGAACAAGTGACAACCAACTCTAAACAAGAAGTTGTGATACCAAATGTTCAACAAAGACAAAGACGTGATAGAAGAAGCCCTATCTACTCGTGTGACTATATAACTGATTTCTAAATACGGGATTATTGTGGTGATATCAGCTGATCCAGTCAAATTCAGCTGGATACAAAAGACAGTGTATTGGCAGATCAGAATGTTCTTGTTCACTCTTTTTTCATCTACTTTTGTGTACTGTAGTTCTTTTAGTTCAACAAAGCTTAATCAAagttgtaataatgttttaattacatatatcattatttgtttttactagAGGAAGACAAAAAAATTGAACATGAACAGTTGACTACAACAACCGTGCATATTGGACCTTCTGGCCAAAATTTATTGCCTTTTTAGACACAAGGAAAATTTTCCAGATAAAAggctaaaattaaaagatatctaAGACAGACCAAGAAAGGTGCAAAAGTAGTGTAACGTCATCAAAATCTGGTGCTTTACTATATTGTAATGATAAATGGGCAAATAAACAAACTTTGTTGTAAGActttaaactatacaaataaaagaGAAAGAAAGATTCGGCCAGAAAGTACAATGAGAACAAGTGTGATGGCCAGCatgaattaagtttttaaacaaataaaaattaatcaactttAAATGGCCAATCACCATTATTTCTGGGAATCAGAACTGTACCTTAACAGGAGAACATTATTTAGCAATCTCCAACTATTataattaagtattgaaataaaatgatcaaccaaattaaaatataacaatatgttatacaaatttgaactatgttgtgattctttttttttttattttgattatcttCTCAGTTTTCTGGTTCACTCTCACCTATTGACTGAAGGTTATATACAGTGAggctgataaatttaaaaattatagttttatttgcaaTGTTTTGACAGTATGTACTGGAAACCCTAAAAAATAGCCATGACAGTGGGTGCTTAAGTCTAAAAACTtgtcttgaattaattttagtaaataacttgatattattattattcagtacatacaaacaaaataaatgtacgaTGAAGAAAGTTAACAAGCTCTGAAACAGTGGAATCATCCCATGATGAAAAGAGATTGATCCAGAGCTGGAGACCTGGCATGCGAGgttaaaatacctttaatttgaccGTAGTTTTTCTCCACCACTCTCACCCAAGGGTTAGATATTTTGCCTCAAACACAAAAACACCTCTAATTACGGCTTAGAAATGCAGAAATTGGTTTATATCTTTCCTAATCCTAACTCTTTCAGGAAATATTGTTACACTTTACTGTAAGGCTTTTCTACACTCCTACTTCCACAgcaaaaaatacaattcaaacattttgttgaaaataagaAAAGGCTCAAATTGACCATAGGATCTAGGGaccctttttcttttaaatcgtAAACCTCCTacagtatttttatgtatgtgaaaGTATAGTAACAAAagcaaaataatgtactaaaatgCAAAAAAGCAACACTTAATAGTACAAGCGTACTTGTGAAGATATGGATAAGTAACGAAACAATGATTCATTTGATCTAAAGTAGACTCATCTACAAAGTAACAAGGAtttctaaatcaaaattattaaatatctatattatatcTATCTATATTAAATAGACTATGATGTATTAAAAGTTGACAATATTTGTTGTAGTATTGTCTTCCTtcataaaaaactcaaaatataaagttttttaagttaaataaaaacattatagtctcactttctttattttatgataCTTTCATAGTGATTTTATATGTGTATGCCAATTTTTAAATGTGGTAAAATAATAGTATGTGTTACAAATCTATGAACATGCCATGACACAAgctaactatagtttttttaaaattagttttagaaattgAACTTGtgataaaataagttaattagaggatgataaaaaaaactttgtgaaACAATTAAAACCTGAATAGAATTACTGTTAGATTTGGATTTTCAGTGACTTGGGGCTAAATtgtgtatataacataataataatcaataacaattttgatttaaacatACCAGTTCCATGTGTGGTTAGTAAACTTTTATGAGAGACCATGGGACTAAATAAAAATTCCcatcaaatgttttatttgatccatttcaaaataacaattattattatttacatgtaataatttacaACTGATATGTTTgtgattttgtataaatatattcttttcacGCCTGCTTATGATACATCGTCtctattaagatattaattattaaatttacctgTTATTAGCTaagcaatttttgttcataaGTTGCCTTACAAGcttacaatttttcaataatatacattttgccCCTGATCCACATGTGAAATCTTGCTTGGAGTCTGTGTAAGCAGCGGAAGTCAGCTTCTTGCTGTCTCCATTTGTAACAACAGAAGTCTCTCCATCCACCAGCAGGACTTCTGTGAATCACATAtctcatattaaaacaaatattatacaaagtAGACATTGCTAATC from Homalodisca vitripennis isolate AUS2020 unplaced genomic scaffold, UT_GWSS_2.1 ScUCBcl_9055;HRSCAF=17417, whole genome shotgun sequence includes the following:
- the LOC124374565 gene encoding uncharacterized protein LOC124374565, which encodes MRWCRPPSGFGPTTPNLGLAVSPRGALQEVLLVDGETSVVTNGDSKKLTSAAYTDSKQDFTCGSGAKCILLKNCKLVRQLMNKNCLANNRLREITCGYSGDETSGLLSNICHQQS